One region of Oryza sativa Japonica Group chromosome 5, ASM3414082v1 genomic DNA includes:
- the LOC4338792 gene encoding probable mediator of RNA polymerase II transcription subunit 26b, giving the protein MADRLDRWRELLRGAAGSAGICDVIENAILVAAADAPQELLRRRDRICEILFTAPRAPPCHHGCGSAATPTPATPVEEDKGSVRRVPEKQSKVDSSSNGALGGGGGRRDDVDDDSDSDSDDERLRRAAASNYGHNYDDDDEEEEEEQEAAPAEEDEEQELDPEAVELEALTNEIDEESQVVGEVLRIKDLFLHKEDHSDATLFESLRRLQLMQLSVSTLKATEIGRAVNGLRKHNSQQIRHLVRTLIEGWKILVDEWVSTTNVALTDNSPGSSKTSVVDDADDEGLPSPPLDEGAFFATQTTAIQLSEFFDEMDEDGNLRHNNDGSLGNKRENYGRRPTSHPALTKQEPPRNMGAVEKVQSRRPELARQEPSMRQANPQTPQNSSLQVKQQAMLHKQSKPLSSDSGPGRPLRAAPQQKPFVEMKSRLAREQVAVERKPAASHVDKSRLPAQPSAGVKLESAKPKIYDGLESNSRLEAAKRRLQERYQEAENAKRQRTIQVMELGDIPKPKHQNRQPMMKSRNHIRSWANGRR; this is encoded by the exons atggccgacCGGCTGGATCGGTGGCGCGAGCTCCTCCGCGGGGCGGCCGGCTCCGCCGGAATCTGCGACGTGATCGAGAACGccatcctcgtcgccgccgccgacgcgccgcaggagctcctgcgccgccgcgacCGCATCTGCGAGATCCTCTtcaccgcgccgcgcgccccgccCTGCCACCACGGGTGCGGCAGCGCCGCCACCCCGACCCCGGCCACCCCCGTGGAGGAGGACAAGGGCAGCGTGCGCCGCGTCCCCGAGAAGCAGAGCAAGGtggacagcagcagcaacggcgccctcggcggcggcggcggccgccgcgacgacgtCGATGACGACTCTGACTCTGACTCCGACGAcgagcgcctccgccgcgccgcggcgagcaACTACGGTCACAACTacgatgatgacgacgaggaggaagaggaggagcaggaggcggcgccggctgaAGAGGACGAAGAACAAGAGCTGGACCCCGAGGCTGTGGAGCTTGAGGCACTCACCAACGAGATCGACGAGGAGTCACAGGTCGTCGGCGAGGTTCTCCGCATCAAGGACCTCTTCTTGCACAAGGAAGATCAT TCGGATGCTACTTTGTTCGAATCACTGAGGAGGCTGCAGCTGATGCAATTGTCCGTTTCCACGCTGAAG GCTACTGAGATTGGGAGGGCTGTTAATGGGCTGCGGAAGCACAACTCGCAGCAAATTCGTCACCTTGTGCGCACTCTCATTGA aggtTGGAAAATTTTGGTTGATGAGTGGGTCAGCACCACTAATGTTGCCCTTACAG ACAACTCCCCGGGCTCTTCAAAAACATCTGTTGTCGATGATGCTGATGATGAAGGGCTTCCTTCTCCACCTCTGGATGAAGGGGCGTTCTTTGCAACCCAGACTACTGCTATTCAACTCTCTGAG TTCTTTGATGAAATGGATGAAGATGGAA ACTTGAGACATAACAATGATGGGAGCCTTGGAAATAAGAGAGAAAATTATGGCAGGAGGCCTACAAGCCATCCAGCTTTGACAAAGCAAGAGCCTCCCCGTAACATGGGAGCTGTTGAAAAAGTTCAATCCAGGAGGCCGGAATTGGCAAGGCAAGAGCCATCAATGAGGCAGGCTAACCCACAAACCCCTCAAAATTCAAGTTTGCAAGTCAAACAGCAGGCCATGCTTCACAAGCAATCTAAGCCCTTGAGTTCTGATTCTGGACCTGGGAGACCATTAAGGGCAGCTCCTCAGCAGAAGCCCTTTGTTGAGATGAAATCTAGACTGGCTCGAGAGCAGGTTGCTGTTGAAAGAAAACCTGCAGCGAGCCATGTGGAT AAATCGAGGCTTCCTGCACAACCTTCAGCAGGAGTCAAGCTAGAGTCGGCAAAGCCAAAGATCTATGATGGTTTGGAAAGCAATAGTAGGCTGGAAGCAGCAAAGAGGAGGCTCCAGGAGCGCTACCAGGAAGCTGAAAATG CAAAAAGGCAGCGCACCATACAAGTAATGGAGCTGGGCGACATACCAAAGCCTAAGCATCAAAATAGACAACCTATGATGAAGTCAAGGAATCACATTAGAAGTTGGGCAAATGGTCGGCGATAA